A single region of the Duganella sp. BuS-21 genome encodes:
- a CDS encoding metalloregulator ArsR/SmtB family transcription factor — METKEVLAALSAIAQESRLAVFRLLVQVGPDGMAATKIAEQLDIAPSSLSFHLKELTHAKLITSRSEGRFVIYAADVTVMNGLIGYLTENCCGGVPCGPSGCGPC; from the coding sequence ATGGAAACCAAGGAAGTCCTGGCGGCGCTGTCCGCCATTGCCCAGGAGAGCCGGCTGGCGGTGTTCCGCCTGCTGGTGCAGGTTGGGCCCGATGGCATGGCGGCCACCAAGATCGCCGAGCAGCTCGATATTGCGCCTTCGTCGCTGTCCTTCCATTTGAAGGAGCTCACGCACGCCAAGCTGATCACCTCGCGCAGCGAAGGACGCTTCGTGATCTATGCGGCCGATGTCACGGTCATGAACGGCCTGATCGGCTATCTCACCGAAAACTGCTGCGGCGGCGTGCCTTGCGGCCCGTCCGGCTGCGGCCCTTGCTGA
- a CDS encoding arsenate reductase ArsC, whose protein sequence is MNILFLCTGNSCRSVLSEATFNHLAPAGLKAISAGSQPAGKLHPRAVELLHAKGISTEGYYSKSWNDLPVTPDIVVTVCGSAAGETCPAYLGPVLRTHWGVDDPGHVVGTEEEITAAFEQTYAIIRARITAFLALPFAELSKDRTQFKSELGKIGTLLA, encoded by the coding sequence ATGAATATCCTGTTTCTCTGCACCGGTAACTCGTGCCGCTCGGTTCTGTCCGAAGCCACCTTCAACCACCTGGCGCCAGCCGGACTCAAGGCGATCAGCGCCGGCAGCCAGCCGGCCGGCAAGCTGCACCCGCGCGCCGTCGAGCTGTTGCACGCCAAGGGTATCTCGACCGAGGGCTACTACAGCAAATCGTGGAACGATTTGCCGGTGACGCCCGACATCGTCGTCACCGTTTGCGGCAGCGCCGCCGGCGAAACCTGCCCGGCCTACCTCGGCCCGGTGCTGCGCACCCATTGGGGCGTGGACGATCCCGGTCACGTGGTCGGCACGGAAGAGGAAATCACCGCCGCCTTTGAGCAGACCTACGCCATCATCCGCGCCCGCATCACGGCGTTCCTGGCGCTGCCGTTCGCGGAACTAAGCAAGGACCGGACGCAGTTCAAATCCGAGCTCGGTAAAATCGGCACGTTGCTGGCCTGA
- a CDS encoding arsenic transporter: MLTAFLIFLATLVLVIWQPRGLGIGWSATAGAMLALLAGVIHVGDIPVVWHIVWNATGTFVAIIVISLLLDKAGFFEWAALHVARWGGGNGKRLFVLLVLLGAAVSALFANDGAALILTPIVIAMLRALRLTAKATLAFVMAAGFIADTASLPLVVSNLVNIVSADYFHIGFARYAAVMAPVNLVSVTATLAALMWFFRKDIPPGYDLAQLKAPAEAIHDRATFLTGWWVLGLLLLGCFWLEPLGVPISAIAAVGAVLLLAVAARGHQISTRAVLANAPWQVVVFSLGMYLVVYGLRNAGLTGYLTAALNACAAYGVWGAALGTGVLTALLSSVMNNMPTVLIGALSIDATTSHGVVREAMIYANVIGSDLGPKITPIGSLATLLWLHVLDSKEIRISWGYYFRVGVVLTVPVLLITLAALAVRLA, translated from the coding sequence GTGCTGACCGCATTTCTGATCTTCCTCGCGACGCTGGTCCTCGTCATCTGGCAGCCGCGCGGCCTGGGCATCGGCTGGAGCGCGACGGCCGGCGCCATGCTGGCGTTGCTGGCGGGCGTGATCCACGTCGGCGATATTCCGGTGGTGTGGCACATCGTCTGGAACGCCACCGGCACCTTCGTGGCGATCATCGTGATCAGCCTGCTACTGGACAAGGCCGGCTTCTTCGAATGGGCCGCGTTGCATGTGGCGCGCTGGGGCGGCGGCAACGGCAAGCGCCTGTTCGTGCTGCTGGTGCTGCTGGGCGCCGCCGTGTCCGCGTTGTTCGCCAATGACGGCGCGGCGCTGATCCTGACGCCGATCGTCATCGCCATGCTGCGGGCGCTGCGCTTGACGGCCAAGGCCACGCTGGCGTTCGTGATGGCCGCCGGCTTCATCGCCGATACGGCCAGCTTGCCGCTGGTGGTATCGAATCTGGTGAACATCGTCTCGGCTGATTATTTCCATATCGGCTTCGCCCGCTATGCGGCCGTGATGGCGCCGGTGAACCTGGTGTCCGTTACCGCCACGCTGGCGGCGCTGATGTGGTTCTTCCGCAAGGACATACCGCCCGGCTACGACCTGGCCCAGCTGAAAGCGCCGGCCGAGGCGATCCACGACCGCGCCACCTTCCTCACCGGCTGGTGGGTGCTGGGCTTGCTGCTGTTGGGCTGCTTCTGGCTGGAACCGCTGGGCGTGCCCATCAGCGCCATCGCGGCGGTGGGCGCCGTGCTGCTGTTGGCGGTGGCCGCGCGCGGCCACCAGATCTCCACGCGCGCTGTGCTCGCCAACGCGCCGTGGCAGGTGGTGGTGTTCTCGCTCGGCATGTACCTGGTGGTGTACGGCTTGCGCAATGCCGGCCTGACCGGCTACCTCACCGCCGCGCTGAACGCTTGCGCGGCCTATGGCGTATGGGGTGCGGCGCTGGGCACCGGTGTCCTCACGGCGCTGCTGTCGTCGGTGATGAACAATATGCCGACGGTGCTGATCGGTGCCTTGTCGATCGACGCCACCACCTCGCACGGCGTGGTGCGCGAGGCCATGATTTACGCCAACGTGATCGGCAGCGATCTCGGGCCGAAGATCACGCCGATCGGCAGCCTGGCGACGCTGCTGTGGCTGCACGTCCTGGATAGCAAGGAGATCCGTATCTCCTGGGGCTACTATTTCCGCGTCGGCGTGGTCCTGACCGTGCCGGTGCTGTTGATCACCTTGGCCGCGCTGGCCGTGCGCCTGGCTTAA